Proteins encoded by one window of ANME-2 cluster archaeon:
- a CDS encoding endonuclease V encodes MDPSLFPFDLSTPSLLRVQDLVRQRAVLYDDHATPRLIAGVDQAFMQDTIISGIVVVDYGSCEVVEEVYHRAHVEYPYIPTFLSFREGPAIVSAFGKLHHMPDILMVDGCGINHPRSAGLATHVGVALDIPTIGVAKNILCGIGDEPVELGDVSPLVFENRQVGWLIKSCSRCRPIVVAPGNRVSMDGTLDITKHMLRGHKLPEPCLLAHRYVTKLAKTIKHL; translated from the coding sequence ATGGACCCTTCACTCTTCCCCTTTGACCTCTCCACCCCCTCGCTACTGCGTGTCCAGGACCTGGTCAGGCAGCGGGCTGTCCTCTATGATGACCATGCCACACCCCGGCTCATAGCAGGTGTGGACCAGGCATTCATGCAAGATACCATCATCTCAGGCATTGTGGTGGTTGACTACGGATCCTGTGAGGTGGTCGAGGAGGTATACCACAGGGCACATGTGGAATATCCCTACATCCCCACATTTCTTTCATTCAGGGAAGGGCCTGCCATTGTTTCAGCCTTCGGGAAACTGCACCATATGCCTGATATCCTGATGGTGGATGGCTGCGGTATCAACCACCCGCGCAGTGCAGGTCTGGCCACTCATGTTGGCGTGGCGCTGGATATACCTACGATAGGAGTGGCCAAGAATATACTGTGCGGGATTGGGGATGAACCTGTGGAACTGGGTGATGTGAGCCCGCTGGTCTTTGAAAACAGGCAGGTGGGGTGGCTTATCAAGTCATGCAGCAGGTGCAGACCCATCGTGGTGGCGCCCGGGAACAGGGTAAGCATGGACGGGACGCTGGATATCACGAAACACATGCTGCGCGGGCACAAACTGCCCGAACCCTGTCTGCTGGCACACAGGTATGTGACCAAGCTGGCAAAAACAATAAAGCACCTTTAG